GCATGCACGCGGGTGTGCAGCGGGTCGCCATCGCCCTCGGGCAGCGGCGGTGGCTGCTGCTCGGGCGCGGCGTAGACCAGCAACGGCGTGTCCGGCCACACCCATGACCATGCCCGCACCAGCCCCAGCGGCTGGGTGGTGGAAATGCGGATGCGGTCCACGTCCAGCCAGCCGCGACGCGTGGTGGGCAGCAACAGGTCCACTTCGATCTGGTCGGTATCCACCAGGTGCCCGTAACCCTGGCTGTCGCCAAGCGCCAGCACCAGGCCGCGGCGCACGCGCGTATCGGCACGCGACAGGTTGATGCGCAGGCGCAGCGTGGCGCCGGCCACCACCGGTTCGGCCGACACCGCATCGATCTGCAGGCCCGACAACTGCAGGTGCGCGCTGAGCGCGCTGGCAACCGCCACCGTGGCCAGCAGCAGCGCCAGCAGCAACGCCGGGTTGTTGTTGTAGTTCAGCGCGCCCAGCAGCATCGTCCCCAGCAACAGGGCCACGAACAGGCCGAAGCGGGTCGGCAGCACGTAGATGCGGCGGCGGTCCATGCGGCGCGGCAGGCTCTCCGGCTGCCGTGGCCGGGCCATCAGTACCAGCCTGCGCCAGCGGTCTCCCCAGCCGCTGCGCACTCAGTCCACCGGAACGGTCTGGAGGATGGCGCGGGCCAGCGCCGGTCCGGTGCTGGCCTCGGCTTCGGGCACCAGCCGATGTCCGGCCACCGCGATGAACAGCGTCTGCACGTCTTCGGGCACCACGTGGGTGCGGCCCAGCAGCAGGGCATGCGCTTTGGCCGCACGCAGCAGCGCCAGCCCCGCGCGCGGCGACAGGCCGACCCGCACGCCGGCGTGCTGGCGGCTGCGCGCCAGCAGTGCCTGTACGTATTGGATCAGCGCTTCGCTGGCATGCACCTGGCTGACCGCATCGCGCAGGGCACGCACCTGGTTGTCATCCAGGCAGGCGGTGGCCTGTGCGATCAGGTGGCGGCGGTCGGTGCCGCGCAGCAGCTCGCGTTCGGATTCGGGGTTGGGATAGCCCAATGCAAGCCGCAGCAGGAAGCGGTCCAGCTGCGAATCGGGCAGCGGGAACGTGCCCGAAAGATCTACCGGGTTCTGGGTGGCGATCACGAAGAAGGGATCGGGCAGTGGATGGGTCACGCCATCAAGGGTCACCTGCTGCTCGGCCATCGCTTCGAGCAGCGCGCTCTGCGTACGTGGCGGCGCGCGGTTGATTTCATCGGCCAGCAGCACATGCGTGAAGACCGGGCCGGGATGGAACTGGAACTGGCGACTGGCGGCCTCGTAAACCGAGACGCCGAGCACATCGGCGGGCAGCAGGTCCGAGGTGAACTGCACGCGCTGGAAGCCCAATCCCAGGCTGGAGGCCAGCGCGTGGGCCAGCGTGGTCTTGCCCAGGCCGGGCAGGTCCTCGATCAGCAGGTGCCCACCGGAGAGCAGCGCGACGAATGCCAGGCGGACTTCATGGGCCTTGCCCAGCACCAGCCCATTGACCTGGTCCTGCGCGTTGCGCAGGGACTGTCGCAGTTCTTCGGGTAGCATGGCGGGCACGCGGGGCGAAGTATCCATGTCCGTCTCGTGTCGATGATTCCTTCGATTCTATAGAGCAATGCAGGGCGAACAACGCGCACGCACAATTTTTTTGGTGTTGTGGACGCTCATCACGGCCGTCAAGCTCGTGGTGGCCGCGCGTCTGCCCTTGTTCGTGGACGAAGCGTTCTATTGGCAGGAAGGCCAGCACCTGGCCGCCGCCTATTCCGATCTGCCCGGGCTGACCGCCTGGCTGGCACGCCTGGGCGTGGAGCTGGGCGGCAACCACGTGCTGGCGCTGCGCCTGCCGTTCCTGGCGATCGGCGCGATGCTGCCGTGGCTGGTCTCACGCATCGCTACCCGCTGGTTTGGCGCGGTGGCGGGCTGGCAGGCAGGCAGCCTGACCGTGTTGATGCCCCTGTCGGCCACGCTGGGCATGCTGGCCGTGCCCGATGTGCCGATGGCGCTGGCGGCGGTGCTGTGCCTGGATGCCGGCGCGCGCCTGCTGCGCAACGTCGATGCGGCGGCGGCGGTGAAGCTGTCGTTGGGGCTGGTGATCGGCGCGCTGAGCCATTACCGCTTCATCGGCGTGATCGTGGTCGGTTTCATTGCCCTGCTGCTGTTGCCGCAAGGGCGGCGCACGCTGCGTGATCCGCGCGTGTGGGTCGCGCTGGCGGTGGGCGTGATGGCCTGGCTGCCGCTGCTGGCGTGGAATGCCGACAACCAGGATGCCGGCCTGAAGTTCCAGGTGGTCGAACGCCACCCGTGGGCATTCCAGTGGAGTGGCCTGTGGTTCCTGGTGATCCAGCCGATGCTGGTCACGCCGATCCTGTGCATCGCGATGTGGAAGGTGGCGCTGGCCGGCACCCGTTCCGGCGGTGGCGCGCGCGCGCAGTGGCGCTACTTCGGCCTGGTGGGGGCGGTTTCCACGCTGGCAATTTTTGCGCTGGGTTTCTTCACCGACGTGGAGCGCATCAGCTTCCATTGGCCGTTGCCTGGCTACCTGGCGCTGCTGGTGGCGGTGCCGGTGGTGCTCAATGGCTGGCCGCGCTGGCTCCGCCGCACCGGCTGGTGGCTGGCCGGCGCAGGGCTGGCACTGGCGTTCTCCTATTACCTGGTGGCCTCCAGTCCGGGCCTTCGCGAGCAGCTGGCCGGCGACAAGTATTACCCGCGCAATTTCGCCGGCTGGGCGCCGTTGGCCGATGAGGTGCGCAAGGAGCTGGCGGGCATGCCGCCGGGCACGCGCGTACTGGCCGGCAACTTCAAGGTAGGGGCCGAGCTGGGCTTCCAGCTGCGCGATCCACGCATCGAAGTGCTGCGCCACCCGCTCAACGACAAGCACGGCCGCACCGCGCAGCTCGGCCTGTGGGGCCTGCTGCACGATGGCCAGCGCGATGCGCCGATGCTGCTGGTGCTGTCGCCCAGTGACCAGCGTTACCGCGACCTGCTGGAGCGCTACCACGACATCTGCGCGCAGGTGGGGCCGTTGCCGCCGCCGCGCGTGGTCAGCCAGGACCATGGCTACCAGCGCTTCCTGCTGTTCAAGCTGCCTGCGCAGCGCATCGATGGCCCCTGCGTGACCCCGGCCATGGCCTGGGTGGATGCGCCCCTGCAGGATGAGAAGGTGGCCGAGCGCATGGACGTGCGCGGGTGGGCGTTCAAGGACGGGGTCGGGCTGTCGCGCGTGGCGCTGTCGATCGATGGCCAGCCGGTAGGCGATGCGGTGTACGGCCGCGCGCGTGACATCACGGCCGCGTGGAAGATCTCCACCGATCCCCAACACCCGCACGTGGCCTTCGATGCCACGCTTGATACCCGCCAGCTCGCGCCGGGCAAGCATTGGCTGGGCATGACGCTGTATGGCAACGATGGCAGCGTGGAGCAGTGGCAGGAACAATCTTTCATCGTTCCGGCCCGCTGATCGCCTGGGTCGGCGTCAGGGCAGGGTGTAGCCAGCCTGCCGCAGCAGCCCGCCGAGGGCGATCAGCGGCAGGCCGATCAACGCGGTCGGGTCGCGGTTGTCGATCGCCTCGAACAACGTGATGCCCAGTCCCTCGCACTTGAAGCTGCCGGCGCAGTCCAGCGGCTGCTCGGCCGCCACGTAGCGGGCTATCTCGTCCGCGCCCAGTGTCCGGAAGCGGACTTCGGTCAGGTCGCAGGCCGCCAGCATCTGGTCATCGCGGACCAGGCAGATCGCGGTATGGAAGGCCACCGTCTGCCCGGACATCGCCGCCAGCTGCGCGTGCGCCCCGGGCACATCGCCGGGCTTGCCCAGCGGGGCCCCGTTCAGGTCCGCGACCTGGTCCGAGCCGATCACCCACCGCCCCGGGTGGCGGGCGGCCACCTCGGCGGCCTTGGCCCGTGCCAGCCGGACGGCCAGCGCACGCGGCGCTTCGCCCGGCGCCGGGGACTCGTCCACCGCCGGCCGCGCCGTCTCCAGCGGCAGGCCCAGCCGTTCCAGCAGTTCACGGCGGTAACGGGAGGTGGAGGCCAGCAGCAGGGGAAGCATGCGACAATACCGGGGTGACAGGGGTGGGCGGCACTCTACCGCACGCCCTCGTGTCGCGGGTAATTGACAACCGCCGGCGGCATCCTTAACATTCAGCGGCTTATGTCCGCGAACGTGCCCGAATTGCTGGATGCCTGGCGGATGGTCGCAGCACGAAGGTGCTTCGACGGTCAGGTAGAACTGGCAGAAATGACCCGCCTGCAAGGCCTTGTTGCCGATACCGAGGGCAAGTGCACGTTTGCGCTTGAATTCGGCCACGACGACATCCTGCGGGTATCCTATGTGGACCTGACCATCGATACCGCGCTGCCGCTGATCTGTCAGCGCAGCCTGCAGCGCTTCCTGCTGCCGGTGTCGGTCAAGCAGCGGCTCGGCCTGATCCGCAGCGAAGACGAAGAGTCGTCGCTGCCGGAAGAGTACGAGGCGATGCTGGTGCCCGAAGACGGCAGCCTGCGTCCGCTGGACCTGGTCGAGGACGAACTGGTCCTGGCCGTGCCGGTGGTGCCGCTGTCGCCCGAGGGTGAAGCGGTGGACCGGGACTGGGCACCGACCGAAGAAGAACAGAGCAAGGCCAATCCGTTCGCGGCATTGGCGGCGCTGAAGAAACAATAGCAGCCGGATTGTCGTCGGCGGCTGCGGCGAAAGCGAAGACTGTGCTGGGCGCTGGCGTCCTGCGCGACGATACGACGAAGCAAAAACGAACCGAGTTTGGAGCAATCCCATGGCTGTGCAGAAATCCCGTGTTACCCCGTCCCGCCGCGGCCAGCGCCGTTCGCATGACGCCCTGAGCGCCAAGCAGCTGTCCACCGACCCGACCACCGGCGAAGTGCATCTGCGTCACCACATCACTGCTGACGGTTTCTACCGCGGCAAGAAGGTGATCACGACCAAGTCGAACTCGGCCGTCGAAGAAGATTGATCTGTGTGAGGGCCGCTGCCCGGTCGGGCAGCGGCCTTTACCCTTTCTTCCGTTACAGGAAATGCAATGAGCAAGCGGATCTACTCGAGGATCGCGGGCACTGGTAGTTACTTGCCCGAAAAAGTGTTGACCAACCAGGATCTGGAGAAAATGGTCGACACCAGCGATGAGTGGATCCAGACGCGCACCGGTATCCGCGAGCGGCACATCGCCGCCGACACGGAAACCACCAGCGACCTCGGCTACCACGCCGCGGTACGTGCGCTGGAAGCGGCCGGTATCGACGCTTCCCAGCTGGACATGATCGTGGTGGGAACCACCACCCCCGATCTGATCTTCCCGTCCACCGCGTGCCTGATCCAGGCCAAGCTCGGTGCGAGCGGCTGCCCTGCCTTCGACGTCAACGCCGCCTGTTCGGGCTTCGTGTTCGCGCTGGGCGTGGCCGACAAATTCATTCGTTCCGGTGATGCACGCCACGTGCTGGTCATCGGTGCGGAAACCCTGACCCGTATCGTCGACTGGAACGACCGCACCACCTGCGTGCTGTTCGGCGATGGTGCGGGCGCGGTGGTGCTCAAGGCCGACGAAGACACCGGCATCCTGAGCACCCACCTGCATTCGGATGGCAGCAAGAAAGAGCTGCTGTGGAACCCGGTGGGCGTCTCGGCCGGCTTCGGCGAAGGCGAGCAGGCCCGCGGCGCGATCCTGATGAAGGGCAACGACGTGTTCAAGTACGCCGTCAAGGCGCTGGACTCGGTCGTGGACGAAACCCTCGACGCCAATGGCATGACCAAGGCCGACCTGGACTGGCTGATTCCGCACCAGGCCAACCTGCGCATCATCGAAGCCACCGCCAAGCGGCTGGACATGTCGATGGACCAGGTCGTGGTCACCGTGGACAGGCACGGCAACACCTCCTCCGCTTCGGTGCCGATGGCGCTGGACGTGGCGGTGCGCTCGGGCAAGGTACAGCGCGGCCAGCTGCTGCTGCTGGAAGCCTTCGGCGGCGGCTTCACCTGGGGTTCGGCGCTGCTGCGTTATTAATACGTTAATCGGTTCACACGAAACGGCCCCGATGGGGCCGTTTTGCATTTCTGGAGGTGTGTCATGGTCGAACCCATTGTCATCGAGGGCCAGCGCGCCTGGCTGAAGCAGTACGGTGAAAGCAGCCGCGCGGTCGCGCTGGGCCTGCTCAATTTCGTGGCCAACCGCTTCCAGCTGGACGCGCTGCGCCCACCGCCGCACCGCGGCGGTGACGCCGCCCGGGAAACCGAGGCGCGGCGCCTGGCCGAACTGCAGGCGCAGGGGGTGAACGTGCCGCACGTGATCGGCAGCGGCCATGCCTCGCTGGTGCTGGGCGACAACGGCAGCTCCTTCAACACCTGCCTGCGCCAGGCCGACGATGCCGGCCGCGACGCATTGGTGTCGGCGGCGATGGAGGCCATCGTGGCCGCCCATGCCAAGGGCGCCTATTTCGGCCAGCCACTGCCGCGCAACCTGACCTGGGATGGCCGGGCCATCGGCTTCATCGATTTCGAGGAAGATCCGCTGGAAGTGATGGACCTGGCCCAGGCCCAGGCCCGCGACTGGCTGATGTTCGGCTATGGCGTGGCCAAGTACTACGAACACCGCCCCGAGCAGCTGCAGGCGCTGATGGCGGCAGCCATGGATGGCGAAGACGCCCCGGTGCTGGCGCATGCGCACGAGGTTTCCGGCCGGCTGCAGCGCCTGGCCCGCTACAGCATGAAGATGGGGCGCTCGGCGCGCACGCTGGCGCACGCCATCGTGATCGTGCACGGGGCGACCACGCTGGGCATGTTGATGTTGGTGGCAATCTGTTTTGATTTCTTCAGCGATGGCGACCTGGACATTCTGCAGCTGTTTGTTTGAGGGCCTGCCGACCAACGGTCGGCACCTGCCGGGGGCTGGTCAATACGCGCCAGTACAGACGAAGCGCGGTATTCCCCCTTATCATTCGCCGTTCGATTTTTGCAGGCGGAACTCCGCGTGACCGATTCCAATCTCGCTTTCGTGTTCCCCGGCCAGGGCTCGCAGTCGTTGGGCATGCTGGCTGAACTGGCTGAACTGCACCCGCAGGTGCGTGAAGCGTTCACCGAAGCCTCCGATGGCGCCGGCGTGGACCTGTGGGCGCTGTCGCAGGGCGGCCCGGAAGAGATGCTCAACCGCACCGAGTACACCCAGCCGGCCCTGCTGGCCGCCAGCATCGGCGTGTGGCGCGCATGGCAGGCCGTCGGCGGTGCCCAGCCGGCCGTGCTGGCCGGGCACAGCTTGGGCGAGTACACCGCCCTGGTGGCCGCCGGCGCACTGTCGCTGCGTGACGGCGCGCACCTGGTGCGCCTGCGCGGCCAGCTGATGCAGGACGCCGCCCCGACCGGCGTGGGCGCCATGGCCGCCGTGCTCGGCGCCGAAGACGCCCTCGTCAAGGAAGTCTGTGAACAGGCCTCCGGCAGCCAGGTGGTGGTGCCGGCCAACTACAACTCGCCCGGCCAGATCGTCATCGGCGGCGATGCCGCTGCCGTCGACCGCGCCTTGGCGCTGCTGGCCGAAAAGGGCGTGCGCAAGGCCGTGAAGCTGGCCGTCAGCGTGCCCTCGCACACCCCGCTCATGCGCGAAGCCGCCAACCGCCTGCAGGAAACCATGGCTGGCCTGGACTGGCGCGTGCCGGCCTTGCCGGTGGTGCAGAACGTGGATGCCCGCGTGCACGACGGCATCGATGCCATCCGCACCGCCCTGGTCCAGCAGTTGTACCTGCCGGTGCAGTGGACCGGCTGCGTCGAAGCCCTGGCCGCGCGCGGCGTGACCCGCGTGGCCGAATGCGGCCCCGGCAAGGTGCTCAGCGGCTTGATCAAGCGCATCGACAAGGGCCTGGATGCGCGCACACTGTCCACGCCCGCCGACTTCGAGACGGCCCGCGAGACCTGGGCCGCCTGATGACTTTCGACCGCGTTCGCCACGTGCCAGCCCCCGGGCCGGCGCTGCGGACCGGTCCCGTTCGAGGAAACTGAGCATGAGCAAGCCCCTTCAGGGTGAAATCGCACTGGTGACCGGCGCCAGCCGTGGCATCGGCGCGGCGATCGCCGATGCACTGGCCGCGCAGGGCGCGACCGTGATCGGTACCGCCACCACCGAATCCGGTGCTGCCGCCATCGGCGAGCGCCTGGCTGCCGCAGGCGGCCACGGCCGCGCGCTGAACGTGACCGACCCGGCCGCGCTCGAGTCCGTGCTGGACGGCATTGCCAAGGAATTCGGTGCCATCACCATCCTGGTCAACAACGCCGGCATCACCCGCGACAACCTGCTGCTGCGCATGAAGGACGAGGACTGGCAGGCCATCCTCGACACCAACCTGACCAGCGTCTACCGCACTTCCAAGGCCGTCATCCGCGGCATGATGAAGGCGCGCAAGGGCCGCATCATCAACATCGCCTCGGTGATCGGCGTGACCGGCAATGCCGGCCAGGCCAATTACGCCGCGGCCAAGGCCGGCATCATCGCCTTCTCCAAGTCGCTGGCCAAGGAAATCGGCTCGCGCGGCATCACGGTCAACGTGGTGGCCCCAGGCTTCATCGATACCGACATGACCAAGGCGTTGCCGGAAGAACAGCGCACCGGCCTGGTCAAGTCGATCGCCCTGGAACGCCTGGGCGAGCCGTCCGACATCGCCAATGCGGTGGCGTTCCTGGCCGGTCCCTCGGCCAGCTACATCACCGGCGAAACCCTCCATGTGAACGGCGGCATGTACATGCCGTAAGCATGTGGTGCAGGGACTGCACCGCAAGTGGTTGATCCAAATGGAGTTTTGCAGCCATGCAAGGCCCCTGCGGTTTCCACTACACTATCCCACGGCCATCGCCATTTGATGGCGTCACTTTTTGAACCACTACTCCATCTGGAGCGATATCCAATGAGCACCATCGAAGAACGCGTCAAGAAAATCGTCGTCGAACAGCTTGGCGTCAAGGAAGAAGAAGTTGTCACCACCGCATCGTTCGTCGATGACCTGGGTGCCGACTCCCTGGACACCGTTGAACTGGTGATGGCGCTGGAAGAAGAATTCGAGTGCGAGATCCCGGACGAAGAAGCCGAGAAGATCAGCACCGTCCAGGCTGCGATCGACTACGTCAAGGCTCACGTCAAGGCGTGATGTCGGGCGGCTTGCGCGCGGTAGTGGTGCTTACCGCCACCGCGTGCAGCAAACCCATGGGGCCGCGCTTGCGGCCCTGTGCTTTTGAGCGTTACACCGCGTCAACCCCGCACTACCCGGGTCAGGAGAATCTGCAATGAAGCGTCGCGTCGTCGTTACCGGCATGGGCATGGTCTCGCCGTTGGGCAATGATCTGGCCACCAGTTGGAAGGGCATCACCGAAGGCCGTTCCGGCATCGGCCCGCTGACCAACGTTTCGCAGGCTTACCTGGACCGTTTCACCACCAAGATTGCAGGTGAGGTCAGGGACTTCGACATCACCGCCGACAACGAACAGTTCGGCAAGTTCCGGGTCAGTGGCAAGGATGCCAAGAAGATGGACCCGTTCATCCATTACGGCCTCGGTGCCGCCTTCATGGCCTTGAACGATTCGGGCCTGGAGATCACCGACGGCAATGCCGAACGCATCGGCGCCATCGTCGGTGCGGGCATCGGCGGCCTGCTGGGCATCGAGGAACAGACCATCGAGTTCCACGAGGGCAAGAAGATCTCGCCCTTCTACGTGCCCAAGACCATCATCAACATGCTGCCCGGGCAGCTGAGCATCATCACCGGTTTGAAGGGCCCGTCGTTCTCGGCGGTGTCGGCCTGCGCCACCTCGAATCATTCCATCGGCACCGCCATGCGCATGATCCAGTACGGCGATGCGGACGTGATGGTGGTGGGCGGCGCCGAGCGCGGCTCCTCGCCGACCGCGCTGGGCGGCTTCTGCGCCATGAAGGCGATGAGCACCCGCAACGACGCCCCGGCCGAAGCATCGCGCCCGTGGGACAAGGAACGCGACGGCTTCGTGCTCGGCGACGGCGCCGGCATCCTGATCCTGGAAGAGTACGAACACGCCAAGGCGCGTGGCGCGCGCATCTATGCCGAGCTGGCCGGTTTCGGCGCCAGCTCCGATGCGTACCACATGACCGCCCCGAGCGAGAACGGCGAAGGCGCCGCACGCTGCATGACCATGGCCCTCAAGGATGCTGGCGTTACCCCGGACCAGGTGGGCTACCTCAACGCGCACGGCACCTCCACGCCGCTGGGCGACCTGGGCGAAACCATGGCCATGAAGACCGCCTTCGGCGACCACGCCTACAAGATGATGGTCAGCTCCACCAAGTCGATGACCGGCCACCTGCTCGGCGCCGCCGGCGGCGTGGAAGCCATCTTCTCGGTGCTGGCGCTGCGCGACAACATCATTCCGCCCACCATCAACCTGCACGAAGCGGGCGAGGGCTGCGACCTGGATTACGTGCCCAATACCGCACGCGAGGCCAAGGTGGATGTGGTGATGTCCAACGGCTTCGGCTTTGGCGGCACCAACGGCACGCTGGTGTTCAAGCGCGTCTGAGCGCGCCACCCAACGTCACCGCACCGGGCCGCCATCTTGGCGGCCTTGGTGTATCTGGCCCCCGCACTTACTTTGGTTGCCCTGCCATGTTCCAGACCCGCCTGCTGCCCGACACCACCGACCTGCTTGCGCTGCAGCGGCTGGCGCCGGAGCGTTACCCGCTGCTGATGGAATCCACCGCCTCGGGTACCGCGCAGGGCCGCTGGGACCTGCTGCTGATGGGCAACGGTGAATCGCTGGCGTTGCATGCCGATGGGGTGGTGCGCGACCACGACGGTGCTGTGCATGCAGGTCATTTCCTGGACGTGCTTGACGCGCATTGGCAAACGCTGCGATTGCCGCGCGAAGAAACCACCCTCCCGTTCCGGGGCGGCTGGGCACTGATGCTCGACTACGAACTGGCCGGCCAGATCGAAACCGTGCTCAGCCTGCCGGCGCGCGCCGACGGCCTGCCCAGTGCGCTGGCCTTGCGCTGTCCGGCCGCCGTGCTGCACGACCGCGTGCTCGGCCAGTTCCACGCCGTGTGCGAAACCGACCACGCCGCCCAGCTCGACACGCTGCTGCAGGACCTGGCGGCCACCGCCACGCTGCCGCCGCTGCCGCAGTGGCAGCCACCGGCGCAGATGGAAGAGGACGCACCCACGCGCTTCACCGACGGCGTGGGCAGGGTCATCGAGTACCTGCGCGCCGGTGATGTGTTCCAGGTAAACCTGTCGCGGCGCTGGGTCGCGCATTTCGATGAGGCGCTGTCACCGCAGGCGCTGTACGCGCAGCTGCGCGTGGCCAACCCGGCGCCGTTCGCCGGCCTGTTCATCGCGCAGGGCAGGGCAGTGGTGAGCTCCTCGCCGGAGCGCCTGGTCTCGGTGCATGGCGATGACGTGCAGACCCGCCCGATTGCCGGCACGCGCCCGCGCTTCGCCGGCGACGACGATGCCGAACGCATCCGCGAACTGGTCGGCCACCCCAAGGAGCGCGCCGAACACGTGATGCTGATCGACCTGGAGCGTAACGACCTGGGCCGCATCTGCACCGCTGGCAGCGTGGAAGTGGATGAGCTGATGAGCGTGGAAAGCTACGCGCACGTGCACCACATCGTGAGCAACGTGCGCGGCCGCCTGCGACCGGGCGTGAGCCCCGGCCAGGTGATTGCCGCCACCTTCCCCGGCGGCACCATCACCGGCTGCCCGAAGGTGCGCTGCATGGAGATCATCGCTGAGCTCGAACAGACCGCGCGCGGCGCCTACACCGGCGCGTTCGGCTGGCTGAACCGCGATGGCGACCTGGACCTGAACATCCTTATCCGCACTGCCGAAGTAGCCGGCACCCACGCCGCCTTCCGCACCGGCGCCGGCATCGTGGTCGATTCGGATCCGGCAAAGGAGCTGGACGAAACCCGCGCCAAGGCCCGCGGCCTGATGCGCGCGCTCGGCCGCCAGGAATGAGCCAAGGTATGCTGTAGGGCGAACAAACCCGTAGAGCCACGCCCTGCGTGGCTGCACCACCCACCGAGGAATGCATGGCAGGCGTAAAACGAGGTTGTCTAACGGTCCTGAC
This is a stretch of genomic DNA from Stenotrophomonas rhizophila. It encodes these proteins:
- a CDS encoding aminodeoxychorismate synthase component I; its protein translation is MFQTRLLPDTTDLLALQRLAPERYPLLMESTASGTAQGRWDLLLMGNGESLALHADGVVRDHDGAVHAGHFLDVLDAHWQTLRLPREETTLPFRGGWALMLDYELAGQIETVLSLPARADGLPSALALRCPAAVLHDRVLGQFHAVCETDHAAQLDTLLQDLAATATLPPLPQWQPPAQMEEDAPTRFTDGVGRVIEYLRAGDVFQVNLSRRWVAHFDEALSPQALYAQLRVANPAPFAGLFIAQGRAVVSSSPERLVSVHGDDVQTRPIAGTRPRFAGDDDAERIRELVGHPKERAEHVMLIDLERNDLGRICTAGSVEVDELMSVESYAHVHHIVSNVRGRLRPGVSPGQVIAATFPGGTITGCPKVRCMEIIAELEQTARGAYTGAFGWLNRDGDLDLNILIRTAEVAGTHAAFRTGAGIVVDSDPAKELDETRAKARGLMRALGRQE
- the fabF gene encoding beta-ketoacyl-ACP synthase II → MKRRVVVTGMGMVSPLGNDLATSWKGITEGRSGIGPLTNVSQAYLDRFTTKIAGEVRDFDITADNEQFGKFRVSGKDAKKMDPFIHYGLGAAFMALNDSGLEITDGNAERIGAIVGAGIGGLLGIEEQTIEFHEGKKISPFYVPKTIINMLPGQLSIITGLKGPSFSAVSACATSNHSIGTAMRMIQYGDADVMVVGGAERGSSPTALGGFCAMKAMSTRNDAPAEASRPWDKERDGFVLGDGAGILILEEYEHAKARGARIYAELAGFGASSDAYHMTAPSENGEGAARCMTMALKDAGVTPDQVGYLNAHGTSTPLGDLGETMAMKTAFGDHAYKMMVSSTKSMTGHLLGAAGGVEAIFSVLALRDNIIPPTINLHEAGEGCDLDYVPNTAREAKVDVVMSNGFGFGGTNGTLVFKRV